Proteins encoded together in one Armigeres subalbatus isolate Guangzhou_Male unplaced genomic scaffold, GZ_Asu_2 Contig297, whole genome shotgun sequence window:
- the LOC134203931 gene encoding ATP-binding cassette sub-family G member 4-like, with translation MDSMPADEEYELVTKPQLNFVPSTLKFRNVFYTVDGKEILSDVSGKFKHGRLVALMGPSGAGKSSLLNVLAGMNLYGLSGSIVIGDEPVEENDPRSVYVEQDCPLLNYLTVRGTMTYAVDMKMPRRTNTKEKRVKIKEILQLLGLENSSSTLVKNLSGGEQKRLSVAVELITNPAVMLLDEPTSGLDSVASTQIISHLKSLAMGGRTIVCTIHQPASSLFQLFDDVYLLVKGRCLYFGTIDGMIPSLESAGFHCPEYYNPADFAIEVLTSEDHDSKEAMIVRTNTEMRELFEGGPSSPTTNRPDVAVRRYQVPFWYQFLVLLKRSAISTAKDEFFLKVRVGLYIALGLVFGIVHYDIGNDASKMIANASCFFQIFAIVYFCNAMAVINYTEEANVTIKEIANNWYSREAYFFSKLLNDLPLQIICPLLMLPSFYYISGQPLELHRFAMVWLMVFCGGVIGQYIGVFAGICFSMKTQNFVVANACIVPIIFSGFFINSKDLVPYLKPMSDVSFFQYLFHGAMQAVYGYGRENLKCAQIYCYYKKPASILEQFDIDPYGFGRNVAILAGIISILLVAIYIAFVVRLRRFK, from the exons ATGGACAGCATGCCCGCCGATGAGGAGTACGAACTGGTGACAAAGCCGCAGCTCAATTTTGTACCATCGACATTAAAGTTCCGTAATGTTTTCTACACGGTTGACG GGAAGGAAATTCTCAGCGACGTATCGGGGAAATTCAAACATGGAAGACTGGTGGCTTTGATGGGACCATCCGGGGCGGGGAAGTCGTCGCTGTTGAATGTACTGGCTGGGATGAACCTTTATGGATTGAGTGGATCGATTGTAATTGGAGACGAACCCGTTGAAGAGAATGATCCTCGAAGTGTCTACGTGGAGCAGGATTGTCCTTTACTGAACTATTTGACGGTTCGAGGAACTATGACTTACGCCGTAGACATGAAGATGCCTCGACGCACAAACACCAAAGAGAAAAGAGTCAAG ATCAAAGAAATTTTACAACTACTAGGACTGGAGAACAGTTCATCAACGCTGGTAAAGAATTTGTCCGGTGGAGAACAAAAAAGGCTATCGGTTGCCGTGGAACTAATCACCAACCCAGCCGTAATGCTATTAGATGAACCAACAAGTGGGCTCGACAGTGTGGCTTCAACGCAAATCATATCCCATTTGAAGTCCTTGGCTATGGGAGGCCGTACGATTGTTTGCACTATTCATCAACCCGCATCCAGTTTGTTTCAATTGTTCGACGATGTATATCTGCTGGTCAAAGGACGATGCTTGTACTTCGGAACTATTGATGGTATGATCCCATCTCTGGAATCAGCAGGCTTCCATTGCCCAGAGTACTACAACCCAGCGGATTTTGCCATCGAGGTTCTTACATCAGAAGACCACGATTCAAAAGAAGCAATGATCGTACGCACGAATACGGAAATGAGGGAACTGTTCGAAGGGGGACCCTCGAGTCCCACTACAAATAGACCGGATGTGGCCGTTAGGCGTTACCAAGTTCCGTTTTGGTATCAGTTTTTAGTATTGCTCAAAAGATCAGCGATCTCCACGGCTAAGGATGAG TTTTTCTTGAAAGTACGAGTCGGACTGTACATAGCTTTAGGATTAGTGTTCGGCATAGTGCACTATGACATAGGAAACGACGCCAGTAAAATGATTGCCAATGCCAGCTGCTTCTTCCAGATTTTTGCAATCGTCTACTTCTGTAATGCCATGGCTGTGATAAACT ACACCGAGGAAGCAAACGTCACCATCAAGGAAATCGCCAACAACTGGTACTCTCGTGAGGCGTACTTCTTTTCCAAGCTACTGAACGATCTCCCGCTGCAAATCATTTGCCCACTCTTGATGctcccttccttctactacatATCCGGGCAACCCCTAGAGCTACATCGGTTCGCCATGGTTTGGTTGATGGTATTCTGCGGCGGAGTCATCGGGCAGTACATTGGCGTATTCGCGGGGATCTGCTTCAGCATGAAAACGCAAAATTTCGTCGTTGCCAATGCCTGCATAGTGCCGATCATATTCTCGGGATTCTTCATCAACTCCAAGGATTTGGTGCCATATCTGAAGCCGATGAGCGATGTGTCGTTTTTTCAGTATTTGTTCCACGGTGCAATGCAGGCGGTGTACGGATATGGGAGAGAGAATCTTAAATGCGCACAAATTTATTGCTACTATAAGAAACCCGCCAGTATTTTGGAGCAGTTCGATATTGATCCTTACGGATTTGGGAGGAACGTGGCCATTCTTGCAGGAATCATAAGTATTTTATTGGTGGCAATTTATATAGCTTTTGTAGTTAGATTAAGACGGTTCAAGTAA